The Arachis hypogaea cultivar Tifrunner chromosome 19, arahy.Tifrunner.gnm2.J5K5, whole genome shotgun sequence genome has a window encoding:
- the LOC112779300 gene encoding deacetoxyvindoline 4-hydroxylase, producing the protein MVEVDHEDGGYDRNKELKLLDETKAGVKGLVDAGLTKLPKIFVHDNHKVNISSSSFSATNVSIPVIDLGSLHEEGNSRHEIVQKVKDAGEKWGFFQVVNHKIPQSVLDEMLDGVRKFHEQDAKVKREFYSRDITKRVFYNTNINFSTSEVNWRDTLYCLLAPGPLDPHQLPSICRDVIIEYLDHLKKLALTLLELLSEALGLEGNYLKNIDCAEGIFMVGNYYPPCPEPELTWGLSSHTDMGFVTILLQDQVGGLQVFHENQ; encoded by the exons ATGGTGGAAGTAGATCATGAAGATGGAGGTTATGATAGGAACAAGGAATTAAAGCTTCTTGATGAAACAAAAGCAGGTGTGAAGGGTCTTGTTGATGCTGGTTTGACTAAGTTACCAAAGATATTCGTTCATGATAACCATAAAGtcaacatttcttcttcttctttttctgctaCCAATGTTAGTATTCCAGTTATTGATTTGGGATCACTACACGAAGAAGGTAATTCACGCCATGAGATCGTTCAGAAAGTCAAAGATGCGGGTGAAAAATGGGGGTTCTTTCAAGTGGTCAACCATAAAATTCCACAGAGTGTTTTGGATGAAATGCTTGATGGGGTGCGTAAATTTCATGAGCAAGATGCTAAGGTGAAGAGAGAATTCTATTCACGTGATATTACAAAGAGAGTGTTCTACAACACCAACATCAATTTTTCTACTTCAGAGGTTAATTGGAGGGACACCCTCTATTGTTTATTGGCACCAGGGCCTCTTGACCCTCACCAACTCCCTTCAATTTGCAG GGATGTAATAATTGAGTACTTAGATCATCTTAAGAAATTGGCACTGACGCTGTTAGAATTGCTTTCGGAGGCATTAGGCCTAGAAGGCAATTACCTCAAGAACATAGATTGTGCTGAAGGGATTTTCATGGTTGGAAATTATTACCCTCCTTGCCCCGAGCCTGAACTCACTTGGGGGTTAAGTTCTCATACAGATATGGGGTTTGTAACTATTCTTCTACAAGACCAAGTTGGTGGACTTCAAGTCTTTCATGAAAACCAATGA
- the LOC112779299 gene encoding putative F-box protein At5g55150 produces the protein MDEINRWADIDEDLLKEISKRFHAYHDYIQLRLVCKEWSLKLPKIPNGNKIPWLLLPDETVKNHSYEDEEIYHLMQLAAADDETLDTCALEEKDIYHIMLPEMQSYSKLIRGSGHGWLIVVSMSDGTIQMLNPFTNRRLDLPPVSTFPDIIDYQPDNHGDEYTLWDFRDIRSTTERDELHRLHVCKVIINSSPECDIENFMALVIFGPNRRLAFYKPGNMRWVEFPTRDKRFDDVIFFQEKIYAINNYGQLYEFDTKTRAGLKGGIHETRPPSEIFLSPTKPKYLVGCANGSLLMLVRHTEKKNKEYETYKFDIYELKRNRKEWSALDNLGNYILVIGFNSSVQIPAPFLSKGNQIWFTDNQIAAQSSFYDPVAQDIGIFDLDHRSFQRVLLDVKLFCPPVWLS, from the coding sequence ATGGACGAGATTAATCGATGGGCAGACATTGATGAAGATTTGTTGAAAGAAATTTCAAAACGGTTCCATGCCTACCATGATTACATCCAGCTTCGATTGGTTTGCAAAGAGTGGAGCTTGAAACTTCCAAAGATTCCCAATGGAAACAAAATTCCGTGGTTATTGTTACCTGACGAAACTGTCAAGAATCATTCCTACGAAGACGAGGAGATTTATCATCTCATGCAATTAGCTGCTGCAGATGATGAAACTCTTGATACTTGCGCCCTTGAAGAGAAAGATATTTACCATATCATGCTGCCAGAGATGCAGTCCTACAGCAAGTTAATTCGCGGTTCTGGTCATGGATGGTTGATTGTCGTATCCATGTCTGATGGCACTATCCAAATGTTAAATCCATTTACAAATCGTAGATTGGATCTTCCTCCGGTCTCAACTTTTCCTGATATAATTGATTACCAGCCTGATAATCATGGGGATGAATACACACTGTGGGATTTTCGTGACATTAGGAGCACCACGGAAAGAGATGAACTGCATAGACTCCATGTTTGTAAGGTTATTATAAACTCATCTCCTGAGTGTGACATTGAAAATTTTATGGCGTTGGTGATATTTGGACCTAACCGGAGACTGGCCTTTTACAAGCCTGGCAATATGAGATGGGTAGAATTTCCAACAAGAGATAAGAGGTTTGATGATGTAATATTTTTCCAAGAAAAGATATATGCCATAAACAATTACGGGcagctatatgaatttgatacAAAAACAAGAGCAGGGCTTAAGGGAGGAATCCATGAAACCAGACCTCCATCTGAAATTTTCCTAAGCCCTACCAAGCCTAAATATCTTGTTGGGTGCGCCAATGGAAGCTTATTAATGTTAGTAAGACATACAGAGAAAAAGAACAAAGAATATGAAACTTACAAATTTGATATCTATGAGttaaaaagaaacagaaaagaatggTCAGCGTTAGATAATTTAGGTAACTATATACTAGTGATTGGATTTAATTCTTCTGTTCAAATTCCTGCGCCTTTTCTAAGCAAAGGAAATCAAATTTGGTTTACGGATAACCAAATAGCGGCGCAATCATCATTTTATGATCCTGTTGCTCAAGATATCGGCATCTTCGACTTGGACCATAGAAGTTTCCAGAGAGTATTGTTAGATGTGAAGCTCTTTTGTCCTCCTGTTTGGTTATCCTAA